One stretch of Ooceraea biroi isolate clonal line C1 chromosome 4, Obir_v5.4, whole genome shotgun sequence DNA includes these proteins:
- the LOC105284605 gene encoding uncharacterized protein LOC105284605 isoform X1 → MIARDCHIGICALLVILSLFVETGHSIRCYQCNSTSNEYPFQCNEFLTGDEHLQPESCDYVYGAQYCVKHIGRFEAVTLDCYQCSSETEWKCMDGELVESFLMPTNCSHIYDARYCVKSIGRYGGGIGTKRFCSPVHMGNYCDYVKQPGDKLTYRTCVFTCSGDGCNLAISSLPNTIYTWIMPMSSLIIWRSLFYT, encoded by the exons ATGATTGCCAGGGACTGTCATATCGGAATATGTGCGCTTCTGGTCATACTTTCATTGTTTGTAGAAACAG gtCATAGCATTCGTTGCTACCAGTGTAACAGCACCAGCAACGAGTATCCTTTTCAGTGTAATGAATTTCTAACGGGCGATGAACATCTTCAACCAGAGTCGTGCGATTATGTTTATGGGGCGCAATATTGCGTTAAACATATAGGCCGTTTCGAGG cggTGACCTTGGATTGCTATCAATGCTCATCAGAAACTGAATGGAAATGTATGGACGGTGAATTGGTTGAAAGTTTTTTGATGCCAACTAATTGTAGTCATATTTATGACGCGCGTTATTGCGTCAAATCGATTGGCCGCTATGGAG GTGGTATCGGTACAAAACGATTTTGCTCGCCTGTGCATATGGGAAACTACTGCGACTACGTGAAGCAGCCAGGTGACAAGCTGACTTATCGTACCTGCGTGTTTACATGTTCCGGCGATGGATGTAACTTGGCCATATCTTCTTTGccaaatacaatttatacatGGATCATGCCCATGAGCTCATTGATAATCTGGAGAAGCCTGTTTTACACGTAG
- the LOC105284605 gene encoding uncharacterized protein LOC105284605 isoform X3 has product MIARDCHIGICALLVILSLFVETAVTLDCYQCSSETEWKCMDGELVESFLMPTNCSHIYDARYCVKSIGRYGGGIGTKRFCSPVHMGNYCDYVKQPGDKLTYRTCVFTCSGDGCNLAISSLPNTIYTWIMPMSSLIIWRSLFYT; this is encoded by the exons ATGATTGCCAGGGACTGTCATATCGGAATATGTGCGCTTCTGGTCATACTTTCATTGTTTGTAGAAACAG cggTGACCTTGGATTGCTATCAATGCTCATCAGAAACTGAATGGAAATGTATGGACGGTGAATTGGTTGAAAGTTTTTTGATGCCAACTAATTGTAGTCATATTTATGACGCGCGTTATTGCGTCAAATCGATTGGCCGCTATGGAG GTGGTATCGGTACAAAACGATTTTGCTCGCCTGTGCATATGGGAAACTACTGCGACTACGTGAAGCAGCCAGGTGACAAGCTGACTTATCGTACCTGCGTGTTTACATGTTCCGGCGATGGATGTAACTTGGCCATATCTTCTTTGccaaatacaatttatacatGGATCATGCCCATGAGCTCATTGATAATCTGGAGAAGCCTGTTTTACACGTAG
- the LOC105284605 gene encoding uncharacterized protein LOC105284605 isoform X2 — MIARDCHIGICALLVILSLFVETGHSIRCYQCNSTSNEYPFQCNEFLTGDEHLQPESCDYVYGAQYCVKHIGRFEGGIGTKRFCSPVHMGNYCDYVKQPGDKLTYRTCVFTCSGDGCNLAISSLPNTIYTWIMPMSSLIIWRSLFYT; from the exons ATGATTGCCAGGGACTGTCATATCGGAATATGTGCGCTTCTGGTCATACTTTCATTGTTTGTAGAAACAG gtCATAGCATTCGTTGCTACCAGTGTAACAGCACCAGCAACGAGTATCCTTTTCAGTGTAATGAATTTCTAACGGGCGATGAACATCTTCAACCAGAGTCGTGCGATTATGTTTATGGGGCGCAATATTGCGTTAAACATATAGGCCGTTTCGAGG GTGGTATCGGTACAAAACGATTTTGCTCGCCTGTGCATATGGGAAACTACTGCGACTACGTGAAGCAGCCAGGTGACAAGCTGACTTATCGTACCTGCGTGTTTACATGTTCCGGCGATGGATGTAACTTGGCCATATCTTCTTTGccaaatacaatttatacatGGATCATGCCCATGAGCTCATTGATAATCTGGAGAAGCCTGTTTTACACGTAG